One part of the Sneathia vaginalis genome encodes these proteins:
- a CDS encoding PTS mannose/fructose/sorbose/N-acetylgalactosamine transporter subunit IIC, which translates to MSLLQAFLIGIFAYLGCKRTPWFFGITGGWNMIGRPLVAGLIVGIILGDVTNGIIAGAMVQALFIGQITPGGAMPADVNWASYIGIPLALAAGGGGAEAVALSVPLSLLGLGVFNFIMTINTYFPLLGDKAASKGDGRGIHRATYLAAVPSAILRIGSAFLICYFGTPFAESLISAMPSQVLHFFEVAGRMLPAIGFAMLLKQSLSKTWMIVLFLLGWVLMISTSMTITALATFALAIAFIFVKSEGNSQNIVTNVDNNTLNVEDDCYED; encoded by the coding sequence ATGAGTTTATTACAAGCTTTTCTAATAGGGATATTTGCCTATTTGGGTTGTAAACGTACGCCATGGTTTTTTGGGATAACAGGTGGTTGGAATATGATTGGAAGACCTTTAGTTGCAGGTTTGATTGTTGGAATAATTTTGGGCGATGTAACTAATGGTATAATTGCAGGTGCTATGGTTCAAGCATTATTTATTGGACAAATAACACCTGGTGGTGCTATGCCAGCTGATGTAAACTGGGCTTCATATATTGGAATACCATTAGCGTTAGCTGCTGGTGGTGGAGGAGCTGAAGCTGTTGCATTATCAGTACCATTAAGTTTATTAGGATTAGGAGTATTTAATTTTATAATGACAATTAATACTTATTTTCCTTTATTAGGTGATAAGGCTGCTAGCAAAGGAGATGGAAGAGGTATTCATAGAGCAACATATTTAGCGGCAGTACCAAGTGCAATTTTAAGAATAGGTTCAGCATTTCTAATTTGTTATTTTGGAACACCTTTTGCAGAATCATTAATTAGTGCAATGCCATCTCAAGTACTTCATTTCTTTGAAGTTGCTGGAAGAATGTTGCCAGCAATTGGATTTGCAATGTTATTAAAACAATCATTATCCAAAACTTGGATGATAGTATTATTTTTATTAGGTTGGGTATTAATGATATCAACAAGTATGACTATAACAGCTCTTGCGACATTTGCTTTAGCAATAGCATTTATATTTGTTAAATCTGAAGGAAATAGCCAAAATATAGTTACTAATGTTGATAATAATACATTAAATGTGGAGGATGATTGCTATGAAGACTGA
- a CDS encoding PTS system mannose/fructose/sorbose family transporter subunit IID, producing the protein MKTDERKKLTKKDIRKAAWSYIFFGQATQNFERMMGLGYCHVMEPILKKLYKDDKEEYIKGLQRHMQFFNTESQLGSIIPGITIAMEESRANGEDVSEELIVNTKNALMGPFAGIGDSMLIGTWNPILLSIGMGMCMLDGNPMGPIFFMITWLLSVLALQLYLFHKGYEMGIGLANEFFSNKELANKISKGLTTVGLVIIGGVAATTVRAKVIYSFVSGEMKIPLQSQIFDRIMPTLLPLIITLVAWYLMDKKKYKPTSLILFVIIFAAIMVLLKIM; encoded by the coding sequence ATGAAGACTGATGAAAGAAAAAAATTAACTAAAAAGGATATAAGAAAAGCTGCATGGTCATATATTTTCTTTGGACAAGCAACACAAAATTTTGAGCGTATGATGGGACTTGGATATTGCCATGTTATGGAACCAATACTCAAAAAATTATATAAAGATGACAAAGAAGAATACATAAAAGGATTACAAAGACACATGCAATTTTTTAATACAGAGTCACAATTAGGTTCAATAATACCAGGTATTACAATTGCAATGGAAGAGTCAAGAGCTAATGGAGAAGATGTTTCTGAAGAATTAATAGTAAATACTAAAAACGCATTAATGGGGCCTTTTGCAGGTATTGGTGATTCTATGTTAATAGGAACTTGGAATCCTATTTTACTTAGTATTGGAATGGGTATGTGTATGTTGGATGGAAACCCAATGGGTCCAATATTTTTCATGATAACATGGTTGCTTTCAGTACTTGCTTTACAATTATATCTATTCCACAAAGGGTATGAAATGGGAATAGGTCTTGCTAATGAATTTTTTAGTAATAAAGAATTAGCTAATAAAATTTCAAAAGGTTTAACAACGGTTGGTCTTGTTATCATAGGTGGTGTTGCAGCAACAACCGTTAGAGCAAAAGTTATTTACTCATTTGTTAGTGGAGAAATGAAAATACCATTACAATCACAAATATTTGATAGAATAATGCCTACTTTATTACCGCTAATAATAACATTAGTAGCATGGTATTTAATGGATAAAAAGAAATATAAACCAACAAGTTTAATTTTATTTGTTATAATATTTGCAGCGATTATGGTTCTTTTAAAAATAATGTAA
- a CDS encoding PTS system mannose/fructose/N-acetylgalactosamine-transporter subunit IIB yields MEIVNIRIDDRLIHGQVATVWIKFTKATRIMVIDDEVVKDQINKEALKMACPKQCKLSILTVEKAVNNINESKYDGERIFVIVKGPKTLCKLYDAGFDIKEFNIGNMAGNLNTKMLVKSVSVSEDNIKDFLYLDTKGIKITAQMVPSDEKINFIKIIKEV; encoded by the coding sequence ATGGAAATAGTTAATATAAGAATAGATGATAGATTAATTCATGGCCAAGTTGCTACAGTATGGATTAAATTTACAAAAGCAACAAGAATTATGGTTATAGATGATGAAGTTGTTAAAGATCAAATAAATAAAGAAGCCTTAAAAATGGCTTGTCCAAAACAGTGCAAATTATCAATATTAACAGTTGAAAAAGCAGTTAATAATATAAATGAGAGCAAATATGATGGTGAAAGAATTTTTGTGATTGTAAAAGGGCCAAAAACATTATGTAAATTATATGATGCTGGCTTTGATATTAAAGAGTTTAATATAGGAAATATGGCTGGCAATTTAAATACAAAGATGTTAGTAAAATCAGTAAGTGTAAGTGAAGATAACATAAAAGATTTTTTATATTTAGATACTAAAGGTATTAAAATAACAGCACAAATGGTTCCGTCTGATGAAAAAATTAATTTTATAAAAATAATAAAGGAAGTATAG